A part of Lacinutrix sp. 5H-3-7-4 genomic DNA contains:
- the rpsS gene encoding 30S ribosomal protein S19 encodes MARSLKKGPYVHYKLERKVAANVEANKKTVIKTWSRASMITPDFVGQTIAVHNGRQFVPVYVTENMVGHKLGEFSPTRSFRGHAGAKNKGKK; translated from the coding sequence ATGGCAAGATCATTAAAAAAAGGACCTTACGTTCATTATAAATTAGAAAGAAAAGTTGCTGCTAATGTAGAGGCTAACAAAAAAACTGTAATCAAAACTTGGTCAAGAGCTAGTATGATTACTCCAGATTTTGTTGGGCAAACTATTGCAGTACACAATGGCCGCCAATTTGTACCAGTATATGTTACAGAAAACATGGTAGGACATAAATTAGGAGAATTTTCACCAACACGTTCATTTCGTGGACACGCTGGTGCTAAAAATAAAGGTAAAAAGTAG
- the rplB gene encoding 50S ribosomal protein L2, which produces MSVRKLKPITPGQRFRVVNGFDAITTDKPEKSLLAPKKRSGGRNSQGRMTMRYKGGGHKKRYRIIDFKRTKAGIPAEVASIQYDPNRTAFIALLNYQDGEKTYVIAQNGLQVGQTVVSGDNVAPEIGNAMPLANIPLGTIISCIELRPGQGAVMARSAGAFAQLMARDGKFATVKLPSGETRLILVTCMATIGVVSNSDHQLLVSGKAGRSRWLGRRPRTRPVVMNPVDHPMGGGEGKSAGGHPRSRNGIPAKGFRTRSKTKASNKYIVERRKK; this is translated from the coding sequence ATGTCAGTAAGAAAATTAAAACCAATCACACCAGGACAGCGATTTAGAGTTGTTAATGGATTTGACGCCATTACAACTGATAAGCCGGAGAAAAGTTTATTAGCTCCGAAAAAACGTTCAGGTGGTAGAAACAGTCAAGGTCGTATGACTATGCGCTACAAAGGTGGTGGTCATAAGAAAAGGTATCGTATTATCGATTTTAAAAGAACTAAAGCAGGGATTCCTGCAGAAGTTGCTTCAATCCAGTACGATCCAAACCGTACAGCGTTCATCGCATTATTAAATTACCAAGATGGTGAGAAAACTTATGTAATTGCTCAAAATGGCTTACAAGTTGGACAAACTGTTGTTTCAGGTGATAATGTAGCTCCAGAAATTGGAAATGCAATGCCTTTAGCAAATATACCATTAGGAACAATTATCTCTTGTATAGAGTTGCGTCCTGGTCAAGGAGCTGTTATGGCTCGTAGTGCTGGTGCTTTTGCTCAATTAATGGCAAGAGATGGTAAATTTGCAACAGTTAAATTACCGTCAGGTGAAACAAGATTAATCTTGGTTACATGTATGGCTACAATTGGAGTGGTATCTAATTCAGATCACCAATTATTAGTTTCAGGTAAAGCAGGTAGATCAAGATGGTTAGGAAGAAGACCAAGAACTAGACCAGTAGTAATGAACCCGGTTGATCACCCAATGGGAGGTGGTGAAGGTAAATCTGCAGGTGGACATCCGCGTTCTAGAAACGGTATACCGGCTAAAGGATTTAGAACACGTTCTAAAACTAAAGCAAGTAATAAATATATTGTAGAACGTAGAAAAAAATAA
- the rplW gene encoding 50S ribosomal protein L23, with amino-acid sequence MSILIKPIITEKATANSELNNCFSFFVNTKANKVEIKKAVEAAYGVSVEKVRTINVRPDRSTKYTKTGIQHGKTNALKKAIVQLAEGEIIDLYTNM; translated from the coding sequence ATGAGTATCTTAATTAAACCTATAATCACAGAAAAAGCAACTGCAAACAGCGAATTAAACAACTGTTTCAGCTTCTTCGTGAACACTAAGGCGAACAAGGTAGAAATTAAAAAAGCAGTTGAAGCTGCTTATGGAGTTTCTGTAGAAAAAGTTCGTACTATAAATGTCCGTCCAGATAGAAGTACCAAATACACAAAAACTGGTATTCAACATGGTAAAACTAACGCATTAAAAAAAGCGATAGTACAACTGGCGGAAGGTGAGATAATTGATTTATACACTAACATGTAA
- the rplD gene encoding 50S ribosomal protein L4, giving the protein MKVAVLDINGKETGRKADLSSDVFAIEPNNHAVYLDVKQYLANQRQGTHKAKERAEITGSTRKIKKQKGTGTARAGSIKSGVFKGGGRMFGPRPRNYSFKLNKNLKRLARKSAFSIKANEKAIVVLEDFNFDSPKTKNFTNILKALDLQNKKSLFVLGASNNNVYLSSRNLKGSEVVTASELSTYKILNANQVVLLEGALEGIVTNLSK; this is encoded by the coding sequence ATGAAAGTAGCAGTTTTAGATATAAACGGAAAAGAAACAGGCAGAAAGGCAGACCTTTCTAGCGATGTTTTTGCTATTGAGCCTAATAATCATGCAGTGTATTTGGATGTTAAACAATATTTAGCAAACCAAAGACAAGGTACTCACAAAGCTAAAGAAAGAGCTGAGATTACTGGATCAACACGTAAGATTAAAAAGCAAAAAGGAACTGGTACAGCTAGAGCAGGTTCTATTAAGTCTGGTGTTTTTAAAGGTGGTGGACGTATGTTTGGTCCAAGACCAAGAAACTACAGTTTCAAACTTAATAAAAACTTAAAAAGATTAGCTCGTAAATCAGCTTTCAGTATTAAGGCAAATGAGAAAGCAATTGTTGTTTTAGAAGACTTCAATTTCGACTCTCCAAAGACTAAAAATTTCACTAATATTTTGAAAGCTTTAGACTTACAAAATAAAAAATCACTCTTCGTGTTGGGTGCGTCAAATAATAATGTATATTTGTCGTCACGCAATTTAAAAGGCTCTGAAGTAGTAACTGCTTCAGAATTAAGTACTTATAAGATTTTAAATGCAAATCAAGTAGTGCTTTTAGAAGGAGCTTTAGAAGGAATTGTAACGAATTTAAGTAAATAA
- the rplC gene encoding 50S ribosomal protein L3, with product MSGLIGKKIGMTSIFDENGKNIPCTVIEAGPCIVTQVRTEEVDGYKAVQLGFDDATEKSATKADLGHAKKAGTSVKRKIAEFQGFEEEYKLGDAITVEHFAEGEFVDVSGTSKGKGFQGVVKRHGFGGVGQATHGQHNRLRAPGSIGAASYPARVFKGMKMAGRMGGDTIKVQNLRVLKVVTEKNLLVVKGCVPGHKNAYVIIRK from the coding sequence ATGTCTGGGTTAATTGGAAAAAAAATCGGTATGACCAGCATTTTCGATGAAAATGGAAAAAACATTCCATGTACAGTAATCGAAGCTGGACCATGTATCGTTACCCAAGTCAGAACTGAAGAAGTTGATGGCTATAAAGCTGTTCAATTAGGTTTCGATGACGCGACAGAAAAAAGTGCTACAAAAGCTGACCTTGGTCATGCTAAAAAAGCAGGAACTTCTGTAAAACGCAAAATCGCCGAATTTCAAGGTTTTGAGGAGGAGTACAAGTTAGGTGATGCAATCACTGTAGAGCACTTCGCAGAAGGCGAATTTGTAGATGTTTCAGGAACATCAAAAGGTAAAGGATTTCAAGGTGTTGTAAAACGTCATGGTTTCGGTGGTGTAGGTCAAGCTACTCACGGTCAACATAACCGTTTAAGAGCGCCAGGATCTATTGGAGCTGCATCTTATCCTGCAAGAGTTTTCAAAGGAATGAAAATGGCAGGAAGAATGGGTGGAGACACAATTAAAGTTCAAAATTTAAGAGTTTTAAAAGTAGTAACTGAAAAGAATCTACTTGTGGTTAAGGGATGTGTTCCTGGTCACAAAAACGCTTATGTAATTATTAGAAAATAA
- the rpsJ gene encoding 30S ribosomal protein S10: MSQKIRIKLKSYDHNLVDKSADKIVKTVKSTGAVVTGPIPLPTHKKIFTVLRSPHVNKKSREQFQLSSYKRLLDIYSSSSKTIDALMKLELPSGVEVEIKV; encoded by the coding sequence ATGAGTCAAAAAATTAGAATAAAATTAAAGTCTTACGATCACAATTTAGTTGACAAGTCTGCTGATAAGATTGTAAAAACAGTAAAGAGTACTGGAGCTGTTGTAACGGGCCCAATTCCATTACCAACACACAAGAAAATTTTCACTGTACTACGTTCACCACACGTAAATAAGAAGTCAAGAGAACAATTTCAATTAAGCTCTTACAAGAGATTATTAGATATTTACTCTTCATCTTCAAAAACAATTGATGCTCTTATGAAGTTAGAGTTACCAAGTGGAGTAGAAGTAGAAATCAAAGTTTAA
- the fusA gene encoding elongation factor G: protein MARDLKFTRNIGIAAHIDAGKTTTTERILYYTGVSHKIGEVHDGAATMDWMEQEQERGITITSAATTCTWQFPLENAQPTPETKGYHFNIIDTPGHVDFTVEVNRSLRVLDGLVFLFSAVDGVEPQSETNWRLADNYKVPRIGFVNKMDRQGSNFLGVCQQVKDMLKSNAVPIVLNIGDEADFKGIIDLVKNRAIVWHDETQGATFDVIEIPEDMKAEARKYRALLIEEVATYDENLLEKFMEDEDSITEEEVHAALRAAVMDMAIIPMICGSAFKNKGVQFLLDAVCRYLPSPTDKEGIRGINPVTDEEELRKPDVKEPFSALAFKIATDPFVGRLAFFRAYSGRLDAGSYILNNRSGKKERISRIYQMHSNKQNAIDFIEAGDIGAAVGFKDIKTGDTMSDEKNPIVLESMDFPDPVIGIAVEPKTKADVDKLGMALAKLAEEDPTFTARTDESSGQTIISGMGELHLDIIVDRLKREFKVEVNQGQPQVEYKEAITQAADHRETYKKQSGGRGKFADIVFTIEPADEGVVGLQFESIIKGGNVPKEFIPSIEKGFKMAMVNGPLAGYEVDSMKVTLKDGSYHDVDSDQLSFELAAKLGFKNSAKAAKAVIMEPIMKLEVITPEENMGDIVGDLNRRRGQVSDMGDRAGAKTVKATVPLSEMFGYVTTLRTLSSGRATSTMEFSHYAETPSNISEEVIKAAKGVEA from the coding sequence ATGGCAAGAGATTTAAAATTCACAAGAAACATAGGAATTGCAGCTCATATTGATGCTGGTAAAACAACTACAACAGAGCGTATTCTTTATTATACAGGAGTTTCACATAAAATTGGTGAAGTACATGATGGTGCTGCAACAATGGACTGGATGGAGCAAGAGCAAGAACGTGGTATTACTATTACTTCTGCAGCTACAACTTGTACATGGCAGTTTCCTTTAGAAAATGCGCAACCAACTCCAGAAACAAAAGGGTATCATTTTAATATTATAGATACTCCTGGTCACGTAGATTTTACTGTTGAAGTAAATAGGTCTTTACGTGTATTAGATGGTTTAGTATTTTTATTTAGTGCAGTAGATGGTGTTGAGCCACAATCTGAAACTAACTGGAGATTAGCAGATAACTACAAAGTTCCAAGAATTGGTTTCGTTAATAAAATGGACCGTCAGGGATCTAACTTTTTAGGTGTTTGTCAACAAGTAAAAGATATGTTAAAATCTAACGCGGTGCCAATCGTTTTAAACATTGGTGACGAAGCAGATTTTAAAGGTATTATAGATTTAGTAAAAAATCGTGCTATTGTATGGCATGATGAAACTCAAGGAGCAACTTTCGATGTTATCGAAATTCCTGAGGATATGAAAGCAGAAGCTCGTAAGTACCGTGCACTTTTAATTGAAGAAGTTGCAACTTACGATGAAAACCTTTTAGAAAAATTCATGGAAGATGAAGATTCTATTACAGAAGAAGAAGTGCATGCTGCACTTAGAGCTGCTGTAATGGATATGGCTATCATTCCAATGATATGTGGTTCAGCATTCAAAAATAAAGGTGTACAATTCTTATTAGACGCTGTTTGTCGTTATTTACCTTCTCCAACTGATAAAGAAGGAATTAGAGGTATTAACCCAGTGACAGATGAAGAAGAATTACGTAAGCCAGATGTAAAAGAGCCATTTTCAGCATTAGCATTTAAAATTGCTACAGATCCTTTTGTAGGACGTTTAGCATTCTTTAGAGCTTATTCTGGACGTTTAGATGCAGGTTCTTACATCTTAAATAACCGTTCTGGTAAAAAAGAACGTATTTCACGTATCTATCAAATGCACTCTAATAAACAAAATGCTATCGATTTTATTGAAGCAGGAGATATTGGAGCAGCAGTAGGATTTAAAGACATTAAGACTGGTGATACTATGTCTGATGAGAAGAATCCTATCGTTTTAGAATCTATGGACTTCCCAGATCCAGTAATTGGTATTGCGGTTGAGCCTAAAACTAAAGCAGATGTTGATAAATTAGGTATGGCTTTAGCTAAATTAGCAGAAGAAGATCCAACATTTACAGCTAGAACAGACGAGTCTTCAGGGCAAACAATTATATCAGGAATGGGTGAGTTACACTTAGATATTATTGTAGATCGTTTAAAGCGTGAGTTTAAAGTTGAAGTAAATCAAGGGCAACCTCAAGTTGAGTACAAAGAAGCTATTACTCAAGCTGCAGACCATAGAGAAACTTATAAGAAGCAGTCTGGTGGTCGTGGTAAATTTGCTGATATTGTATTTACAATTGAGCCAGCAGATGAAGGAGTAGTAGGACTTCAGTTTGAATCTATTATTAAAGGTGGTAACGTTCCTAAAGAATTCATTCCATCTATTGAAAAAGGATTTAAAATGGCAATGGTAAATGGTCCATTAGCAGGATATGAAGTAGATTCTATGAAAGTAACATTAAAAGATGGATCTTACCATGATGTAGATTCAGATCAGTTATCTTTCGAATTAGCAGCTAAATTAGGATTTAAAAATTCAGCAAAGGCAGCTAAAGCAGTTATTATGGAGCCTATTATGAAATTAGAAGTTATTACTCCTGAAGAGAATATGGGTGATATTGTAGGTGATTTAAACAGAAGAAGAGGTCAAGTAAGTGACATGGGAGATAGAGCTGGTGCAAAAACTGTAAAAGCAACTGTACCATTATCTGAAATGTTTGGATATGTAACAACATTAAGAACATTATCTTCTGGACGTGCGACATCAACAATGGAATTTTCACACTATGCTGAAACACCTTCAAATATATCTGAAGAAGTAATTAAAGCAGCTAAAGGCGTAGAAGCTTAA
- the rpsG gene encoding 30S ribosomal protein S7, which produces MRKRAAKKRPLLPDPRFNDQLVTRFVNMMMWDGKKSVAFKVFYDAIDIVESKKTDEEKTALEVWKDALSNVMPHVEVRSRRVGGATFQIPNPIRADRKVSTAMKWLISFSRKRNEKSMAQRLAAEVLAAAKEEGAAVKKRVDTHKMAEANKAFSHFRF; this is translated from the coding sequence ATGAGAAAAAGAGCAGCGAAAAAAAGACCGCTTTTACCAGATCCACGTTTTAACGATCAGTTAGTAACTCGTTTTGTTAACATGATGATGTGGGATGGAAAAAAGTCAGTAGCTTTTAAAGTATTTTACGATGCAATTGATATCGTAGAGTCTAAGAAAACAGACGAAGAAAAAACAGCATTAGAAGTATGGAAAGATGCTTTATCTAACGTTATGCCTCACGTAGAAGTACGTAGTCGTAGAGTTGGTGGAGCGACATTTCAAATTCCTAACCCAATACGTGCAGACCGTAAGGTTTCTACAGCTATGAAGTGGCTAATTAGCTTTTCTAGAAAGAGAAACGAAAAATCTATGGCTCAGCGTTTAGCAGCAGAAGTTTTAGCGGCAGCTAAAGAAGAAGGTGCAGCGGTTAAGAAAAGAGTAGATACTCATAAAATGGCTGAAGCAAATAAAGCATTCTCTCACTTTAGATTTTAA
- the rpsL gene encoding 30S ribosomal protein S12 codes for MPTISQLVRKGRAKITKKSKSAALDSCPQRRGVCTRVYTTTPKKPNSAMRKVARVRLTNGNEVNAYIGGEGHNLQEHSIVLVRGGRVKDLPGVRYHIVRGALDTAGVDGRTQRRSKYGAKRPKK; via the coding sequence ATGCCAACAATTTCACAATTAGTAAGAAAAGGAAGAGCCAAAATAACCAAGAAGAGTAAATCGGCTGCTTTAGATTCTTGTCCGCAAAGACGTGGTGTGTGTACTCGTGTGTATACAACGACACCTAAAAAACCAAACTCAGCAATGCGTAAGGTAGCAAGGGTTCGTTTAACAAATGGTAACGAAGTAAACGCATACATTGGTGGAGAAGGTCACAATCTACAAGAGCACTCGATAGTATTGGTTAGAGGTGGAAGGGTAAAAGATTTACCAGGAGTTAGATACCACATTGTACGTGGAGCATTAGATACCGCAGGTGTTGATGGTCGTACGCAACGTAGATCTAAGTATGGTGCTAAACGCCCTAAAAAGTAA
- a CDS encoding POTRA domain-containing protein: MHKYIPILIISLLIFSSELIAQNLNLEIIGSNDKETEVIKDLNYNKTHIDFNSILKEIDSLQNRVAKSGYIENNIFALTKLNDSTHLSKIHLGNKYKVIHIYFEKNQITSQSIKRITDNIFDSFFVIPFEEVENTLSFLNKEIANQGFPFNRLRLSDIKINNENIISARLIINNGEPKRGLDKIIVKGYEKFPKSYLKRFLKIKPSKTFNIDDIKNKVNSLNNLRFANQIKPPEVLFTKDSTQLYLYIEKANSNTFDGYLGFSTNENTNKLEFNGYLDLQLNNNFNYGESLKFLYKADELEQKTFNANINLPYILGSPIGTELELNIFKQDSSFNTVNQKIKFFYQINSKTRFFLGLDTVESNNLLESTNITQFNDYSSNFYTAIYNYEDRKNFNNRYQLKTLANIEIGTGSRNYLETNETQNRIIGETHHILNLNNKNSLFIRLEGALLISKNYLENELFRFGGINSIRGFQENSLLATKYGVLNTEYRYQLSRNIYTHTIIDFANLNNEVNSIKQNLYSFGLGFGILTKAGLLKFNYANGKSDNQKFKLNNSKIHLSLTSVF, encoded by the coding sequence GTGCACAAATATATACCTATTTTAATAATTAGTCTTTTAATATTCTCTTCAGAATTAATTGCTCAAAATTTAAATTTAGAAATTATCGGATCTAACGATAAAGAGACCGAAGTAATTAAAGATTTAAATTACAATAAAACTCATATAGATTTTAATAGTATATTAAAGGAAATAGATTCTCTACAAAATAGAGTAGCAAAATCTGGCTATATAGAAAATAACATCTTTGCTTTAACCAAATTAAATGACAGCACTCATCTTTCAAAAATACATTTAGGAAATAAGTACAAGGTCATTCATATTTATTTTGAAAAAAACCAGATAACATCTCAATCAATCAAACGAATTACAGATAATATTTTTGATTCTTTTTTTGTTATTCCTTTTGAAGAAGTCGAAAATACCTTATCCTTTTTAAATAAAGAAATCGCAAACCAAGGTTTTCCATTTAATAGGTTAAGATTATCTGATATAAAAATTAATAATGAAAATATAATTTCTGCAAGATTAATAATTAATAATGGAGAGCCTAAAAGAGGTTTAGACAAAATAATTGTTAAGGGCTATGAAAAATTTCCTAAGTCTTATTTAAAAAGATTTTTAAAAATTAAACCGTCCAAGACTTTTAATATAGACGATATTAAAAACAAAGTAAATTCATTAAATAATTTACGTTTTGCTAACCAAATAAAACCACCAGAAGTTTTATTTACTAAAGACTCCACACAACTTTATCTATATATTGAAAAAGCAAACAGCAATACTTTTGATGGCTATTTAGGTTTTAGCACGAATGAAAATACAAACAAGTTAGAGTTTAACGGGTATTTAGATTTACAACTTAACAATAATTTTAACTATGGAGAATCTTTAAAATTTCTGTATAAAGCAGACGAACTAGAACAAAAAACGTTTAATGCAAACATTAACCTACCATATATACTTGGATCCCCAATTGGTACTGAGTTAGAATTAAATATATTTAAACAAGATAGTAGCTTTAACACCGTTAATCAAAAAATAAAGTTTTTTTACCAGATAAATTCTAAAACAAGATTTTTTTTAGGCCTAGATACCGTGGAGTCTAACAATCTTTTAGAAAGCACTAACATAACTCAATTTAACGATTACTCTTCTAATTTTTATACGGCTATATATAATTATGAAGATAGAAAAAACTTCAACAACAGATACCAACTTAAAACTTTAGCTAATATAGAAATAGGAACCGGATCTAGAAATTATCTAGAAACTAATGAAACACAAAACAGAATTATAGGCGAAACACATCATATATTAAACTTAAACAACAAAAATAGCTTGTTTATTAGATTAGAAGGAGCTTTATTAATATCTAAAAATTATTTAGAAAATGAACTATTTAGATTTGGCGGTATAAATTCAATTCGAGGTTTTCAAGAAAACAGCTTATTAGCAACAAAATACGGCGTTTTAAATACAGAATACAGATATCAACTTAGCCGCAATATCTACACTCATACAATAATAGATTTCGCAAATTTGAATAACGAAGTCAATAGCATAAAGCAAAACTTATATAGTTTCGGTTTAGGCTTTGGCATTTTAACTAAAGCAGGATTATTAAAATTTAATTACGCAAACGGTAAAAGCGACAATCAAAAATTCAAGCTAAACAACTCTAAAATACACCTAAGCTTAACCTCAGTATTTTAG